From a region of the Chitinophaga caseinilytica genome:
- a CDS encoding alpha-L-fucosidase produces MKKLILLMMLYCGGSFAQSPAKTDPAVLRQFMDMRFGMFVHWGPVSLRGTEIGWSRGEQVPTAEYDNLYKEFNPVLFNADEWVKVAKDAGMKYLTITARHHDGFCLWPSAFTEYDIASTPYKKDVVGALAAACKKQGIKFCIYYSVLDWWHPEYPNHSSTKPSIDPKSDMNKYVAYMKNQLKELVTKYDPYMLWFDGQWEEPWTDERGREIYAYLKQLKPSLITNNRLGKEFAAMDNKQIDHTKMVGDYDTPEQVIGKMNLTTPWESCFTICKQWAWKPNDQLKSLETCLDILSRTAGANGNLLLNVGPMPDGRIEARQVARLREIGDWMRKYGTAVYGTMGGPWEPNDKFAATRKGNKVFIHVLKSAEGGLTLKALPGRNISKSAIIGGGAVTTETASDELRIKIPQQPATLPYVIELTLDGPAEQLPIL; encoded by the coding sequence ATGAAGAAACTGATACTATTGATGATGCTGTATTGCGGCGGATCGTTCGCGCAGTCGCCCGCTAAGACCGATCCCGCGGTATTGCGCCAGTTCATGGACATGCGCTTCGGGATGTTTGTGCACTGGGGGCCGGTAAGCCTCCGCGGCACAGAGATCGGCTGGTCGAGGGGCGAGCAGGTGCCAACCGCTGAATACGACAATCTCTATAAAGAATTCAATCCCGTATTGTTCAATGCGGACGAATGGGTGAAAGTGGCCAAAGACGCGGGCATGAAATACCTCACCATCACCGCCCGCCATCACGACGGCTTCTGCCTATGGCCTTCCGCCTTCACGGAATACGATATCGCTTCCACGCCTTACAAAAAAGACGTGGTAGGCGCGCTCGCAGCCGCCTGCAAGAAACAAGGCATCAAATTCTGCATTTACTATTCCGTGCTCGACTGGTGGCATCCGGAATATCCCAACCACTCGTCTACCAAGCCTTCCATCGATCCTAAATCGGATATGAACAAATACGTGGCTTACATGAAAAACCAGCTGAAGGAGCTCGTTACCAAATACGACCCCTACATGCTGTGGTTCGACGGGCAGTGGGAAGAACCCTGGACCGACGAGCGCGGCCGCGAGATCTACGCTTATCTCAAACAGCTCAAGCCCTCGCTCATCACCAATAACCGGTTGGGGAAAGAATTCGCGGCGATGGACAACAAGCAGATCGACCATACCAAAATGGTGGGCGATTATGATACGCCGGAACAGGTGATCGGCAAAATGAACCTCACAACGCCCTGGGAAAGCTGCTTCACCATTTGCAAGCAATGGGCCTGGAAGCCGAACGACCAGCTGAAATCCCTCGAAACCTGCCTCGACATCCTTTCCAGAACGGCCGGCGCAAACGGCAACCTGCTCCTGAACGTAGGCCCCATGCCCGATGGCCGCATCGAAGCCCGCCAGGTGGCGCGCCTCCGCGAAATCGGGGACTGGATGCGGAAATACGGAACAGCGGTATACGGAACGATGGGCGGCCCCTGGGAGCCGAACGACAAATTCGCCGCCACGCGCAAAGGCAATAAAGTGTTCATCCACGTACTCAAATCCGCCGAAGGCGGGCTCACGCTGAAAGCCCTGCCGGGACGGAACATCAGCAAATCCGCCATCATCGGCGGCGGCGCCGTTACCACGGAAACCGCGAGCGACGAACTGCGCATCAAAATCCCGCAGCAGCCGGCCACTTTGCCGTATGTGATCGAGCTTACGCTCGACGGCCCGGCGGAACAATTGCCTATTCTTTAA
- a CDS encoding L-rhamnose mutarotase, which produces MRTVFVLLIVMLAAGCAEKKTERFGMVTGIKPEKIAYYKQLHAHVWPGVVKTIEACNIRNYSIYLKEMDGKTYLFSYFEYTGNDFAGDMKKMAADTVTQRWWKETAPAQIPLPDAAATGETWSKLEEVMHLP; this is translated from the coding sequence ATGAGAACGGTTTTCGTTTTGCTCATCGTGATGCTGGCCGCAGGTTGTGCGGAAAAGAAGACGGAGCGCTTCGGGATGGTGACCGGCATCAAACCCGAAAAGATCGCCTATTACAAGCAGTTGCATGCCCATGTCTGGCCGGGCGTGGTGAAAACCATCGAGGCATGCAATATTCGCAATTACTCCATTTATCTGAAAGAGATGGATGGAAAAACATATCTGTTCAGTTATTTTGAGTACACAGGAAACGATTTCGCCGGAGATATGAAGAAGATGGCGGCAGACACGGTCACGCAGCGTTGGTGGAAAGAAACCGCTCCCGCGCAGATCCCCCTGCCAGACGCGGCCGCAACCGGCGAAACGTGGTCGAAGCTCGAAGAAGTGATGCACCTGCCTTGA
- a CDS encoding alpha-L-fucosidase — translation MKRCAGAMALSLATLGATAQQLPANKPSAAQQAMIDRGYGMFIHFGVNTFADVEWSDGTIPVSQYNPTQLDPEQWVKTAKDAGFRYVLLITKHHDGFCLWDSKYTEYDVASSPVKTDVVKAVADACKKHGLQFAIYYSLWDRKEPTYKDADPQPYIDYMKNQLTELFTNYGPICELWLDGGWDRKPENWGIDQLYALVKKFNPKCAVSVNHTIVNEEGKRNYTRPSNMTEDNKYFFQYFPSDFRLWDPQIITRFDKKQYLHQGKSYYLPYEATICLSSRYNWFQKSAQLPVREIDEMEELFYWSTANNNCLVMNIPPDQTGRIREYEALAAINLGKRLGLAPGKPLPKNGKFVSERRPAKASSVYPADANNQYDGSKVTDGKLDSRWASADTLASLEISLDPSEYFNKISIFEYKDVKNSKDGFSQLREPRIREYAIDIRQNGQWETIFLGHEPMGDCKVVHLPRRYKTDVLRFRVMKAIDLPSIYEISVIDMARK, via the coding sequence ATGAAACGATGCGCGGGCGCCATGGCGCTTTCGCTCGCCACACTGGGCGCCACGGCCCAGCAGTTGCCCGCAAACAAGCCCAGCGCCGCCCAACAGGCGATGATCGACCGGGGATACGGCATGTTCATCCATTTCGGGGTGAATACTTTCGCAGATGTGGAATGGTCGGACGGTACCATCCCCGTCAGCCAGTACAACCCCACCCAACTGGATCCCGAACAATGGGTGAAAACCGCTAAGGACGCAGGTTTCCGGTATGTACTGCTCATCACCAAGCACCACGACGGGTTTTGCCTGTGGGACAGCAAGTACACCGAGTACGACGTGGCTTCTTCGCCCGTGAAGACCGATGTGGTGAAAGCTGTGGCCGACGCCTGCAAAAAGCACGGCCTGCAGTTCGCCATTTATTATTCGCTGTGGGACCGCAAGGAACCCACCTACAAAGATGCCGATCCGCAGCCTTACATCGACTATATGAAGAACCAGTTGACGGAGCTCTTCACGAATTACGGCCCCATCTGCGAGCTGTGGCTCGACGGTGGCTGGGACCGCAAGCCGGAGAACTGGGGCATCGACCAGCTGTATGCGCTGGTGAAGAAATTCAATCCCAAATGCGCCGTGAGCGTCAATCACACCATCGTGAACGAAGAAGGGAAACGGAATTACACGCGGCCGTCGAACATGACGGAAGACAACAAGTATTTCTTCCAGTATTTCCCGTCCGACTTCCGGCTGTGGGACCCGCAGATCATCACGCGGTTCGATAAAAAGCAATATCTCCACCAGGGGAAATCGTACTACCTGCCTTACGAAGCCACGATTTGCCTCAGCAGCCGCTACAACTGGTTCCAGAAATCGGCGCAGCTGCCCGTGCGCGAGATCGACGAAATGGAAGAACTGTTTTACTGGAGCACGGCCAACAACAATTGCCTGGTGATGAACATCCCGCCCGACCAGACGGGCCGCATCCGCGAATACGAAGCGTTGGCGGCCATCAACCTGGGGAAACGGCTGGGCCTTGCGCCGGGGAAACCTTTGCCGAAGAACGGTAAATTCGTGTCGGAACGCAGGCCCGCAAAGGCGTCGAGCGTGTATCCGGCGGATGCGAACAATCAGTACGACGGCAGTAAGGTGACCGACGGAAAGCTCGATAGCCGCTGGGCTTCGGCAGATACCCTCGCTTCCCTCGAAATTTCGCTCGATCCTTCCGAATACTTCAATAAAATCAGCATTTTCGAATACAAGGATGTGAAGAATTCCAAAGACGGGTTCTCGCAACTGCGCGAGCCGCGCATCCGGGAATATGCGATCGACATCCGCCAGAACGGCCAGTGGGAAACGATCTTTCTCGGCCATGAGCCCATGGGCGATTGCAAGGTGGTCCACCTGCCGAGGCGGTACAAGACAGACGTGCTGCGCTTCCGCGTGATGAAAGCCATCGACCTGCCGTCTATTTACGAAATTTCGGTAATCGATATGGCAAGAAAATAG